In a genomic window of Streptomyces sp. SJL17-4:
- a CDS encoding DUF58 domain-containing protein has product MALTGRTALIAALGSLPVGIFAPSWAGMLAVNAPLSLAILCDYALAAPVRTLQFTRSGDTSVRLGDAATLQLTVTNRSRRRLRAQLRDAWPPSSCLPGTEQASSRHRLTVPAGERRRLTTSLRPTRRGDRRAERVTVRSYGPLGLAARQGNHEVPWTVRVLPPFTSRKHLPSRLARLRELDGRTSVLTRGEGTEFDSLREYVPGDDTRSIDWRATARQTTVAVRTWRPERDRHILIVLDTGRTSAGRVGDVPRLDASMDAALLLTALASRAGDRVDLLAYDRQLRAQVQGRSAGDVLPAVVNALAPLEPELVETDARGLAATALARAPRRSLIVLLTSLDSAPIEEGLLPVLPQLAQRHTVLLAAVSDPHIARMATTRGTIEGVYEAAAAAQTQSQRSRTADQLRRHGVTVVDASPDTLAPALADAYLALKAAGRL; this is encoded by the coding sequence ATGGCCCTCACCGGACGAACAGCGCTGATCGCCGCCCTCGGATCGCTCCCCGTCGGCATCTTCGCCCCCAGCTGGGCGGGGATGCTCGCGGTGAACGCGCCTCTCTCCCTCGCAATTCTGTGCGACTACGCCCTGGCGGCGCCAGTACGAACGCTCCAATTCACCCGAAGTGGTGATACATCCGTTCGACTCGGTGACGCGGCCACCCTCCAGCTCACCGTCACCAACCGGTCCCGCCGCCGCCTCCGCGCCCAGCTCCGCGACGCCTGGCCGCCCAGCAGCTGTCTCCCCGGCACCGAACAGGCCTCCTCGCGCCACCGCTTGACGGTCCCCGCAGGCGAACGCCGCCGCCTCACCACAAGCCTGCGCCCGACCCGCCGCGGCGACCGCCGGGCCGAGCGCGTCACGGTCCGCTCGTACGGCCCCCTGGGCCTTGCGGCCCGTCAGGGAAACCACGAGGTCCCCTGGACCGTCCGCGTCCTGCCCCCGTTCACCAGCCGCAAGCACCTGCCGTCCCGCCTGGCCCGACTCCGTGAACTCGACGGCCGTACGAGCGTGCTGACGCGCGGTGAGGGCACGGAGTTCGACAGCCTCCGCGAGTACGTCCCCGGCGACGACACCCGCTCGATCGACTGGCGTGCCACCGCCCGCCAGACCACGGTCGCGGTCCGCACCTGGCGCCCCGAACGCGACCGCCACATCCTGATCGTCCTCGACACCGGCCGCACATCGGCCGGCCGTGTCGGCGACGTCCCCCGTCTGGACGCCTCCATGGACGCGGCCCTCCTCCTCACCGCGCTCGCGTCCCGCGCCGGTGACCGCGTGGACCTCCTGGCCTACGACCGGCAACTCCGCGCCCAGGTCCAGGGCCGCTCCGCCGGCGACGTCCTGCCCGCCGTGGTCAACGCCCTCGCCCCGCTCGAACCCGAGCTGGTGGAGACCGACGCCCGCGGCCTGGCCGCAACGGCCCTCGCGCGCGCTCCCCGCCGCTCACTGATCGTCCTCCTGACGAGCCTCGACTCCGCTCCGATCGAGGAGGGCCTCCTCCCGGTGCTGCCGCAGCTCGCCCAGCGCCACACGGTCCTGCTCGCCGCGGTCTCCGACCCTCACATCGCCCGCATGGCGACGACCCGCGGCACGATCGAGGGCGTCTACGAGGCCGCGGCGGCTGCCCAGACCCAGTCCCAGCGTTCCCGCACCGCGGACCAGCTCCGCCGCCACGGCGTCACGGTCGTCGACGCCTCCCCCGACACCCTCGCGCCCGCCCTGGCGGACGCCTACCTCGCCCTGAAAGCAGCCGGCCGCCTCTAG
- a CDS encoding Trm112 family protein, with product MPLEAGLLEILACPACHAPLNDRTADETPELICTSPDCGLAYPVRDNIPVLLTDEARRP from the coding sequence ATGCCGCTCGAAGCCGGCCTCCTGGAGATCCTGGCCTGCCCCGCGTGCCACGCTCCACTGAACGACCGCACGGCGGACGAAACCCCCGAACTCATCTGCACGAGCCCCGACTGCGGCCTCGCCTACCCGGTCCGCGACAACATCCCGGTCCTCCTGACGGACGAGGCCCGCCGCCCGTAA
- a CDS encoding metallopeptidase family protein, with protein MDSPVPPSPPHHSTEPPAEPRVRRRDRHGRGMRGPVAPPQVPLSTSRADTFRDLVLDSVERLERRWPQLADVEFLIMEVPPTVPGETVPLGGSSPAGKDDPARVIVYRRPIEIRSKNRDERALLVHEVVVEQVAELLGLSPESVDPRYGQD; from the coding sequence ATGGACAGTCCTGTGCCGCCGAGCCCTCCGCACCACTCCACGGAGCCCCCGGCGGAGCCCCGGGTTCGCCGCCGCGACCGGCACGGCCGCGGGATGCGGGGACCGGTCGCCCCGCCCCAGGTGCCGCTCTCCACGAGCCGGGCCGACACCTTCCGCGATCTCGTCCTCGACTCGGTGGAGCGCCTGGAGCGGCGCTGGCCGCAGCTCGCCGACGTCGAGTTCCTCATCATGGAGGTGCCGCCGACGGTGCCGGGCGAGACGGTGCCCCTGGGCGGCTCGTCGCCCGCCGGGAAGGACGATCCCGCCCGGGTGATCGTCTACCGGCGGCCGATCGAGATCCGCTCCAAGAACCGGGACGAGCGGGCGCTCCTCGTCCACGAGGTCGTCGTGGAGCAGGTCGCCGAGCTGCTCGGGCTCTCCCCCGAGTCCGTCGATCCCCGGTACGGGCAGGACTGA
- a CDS encoding RDD family protein produces the protein MSDVVTGDAVVLGLQPARLPSRALAVLIDLVVVWTAYLLVTLGLAVATASLDEAAVMAVSIASFLLILVGAPIAVETLSHGRSLGKLACGLRVVRDDGGPIRFRHALVRGAMGVVEILMTFGVVACVASLVSERGRRLGDVFAGTLVVRERIPAARVLAVPPPPPWLVGRFAGLDLSAVPESLWLEIRQYLTRARELDPVVGRQLAERLADELVARTGTPPPPGVPADAYLAGVVAERQAREARRAFGSAGVTGMRGVAGMPGAGGVVGASGAVGVPAPGVVPPVAPSPVAPPAVAPGGASPVSDGREAAAPATGFTPPA, from the coding sequence GTGAGTGACGTGGTGACCGGGGATGCCGTCGTACTGGGGTTGCAGCCGGCGCGGCTCCCGAGCCGGGCGTTGGCGGTGCTCATCGACCTGGTGGTGGTCTGGACCGCGTATCTGCTGGTCACGCTCGGGCTCGCGGTCGCCACCGCGTCGCTCGACGAGGCGGCGGTGATGGCGGTGTCCATCGCCTCCTTCCTGCTGATCCTGGTGGGGGCGCCGATCGCGGTGGAGACGCTGTCCCACGGGCGGTCGCTGGGGAAGCTGGCCTGTGGGCTTCGTGTGGTGCGCGACGACGGGGGGCCGATCCGGTTCCGGCACGCGCTCGTGCGGGGGGCGATGGGGGTCGTGGAGATCCTGATGACGTTCGGGGTCGTCGCCTGTGTCGCGTCGCTCGTGTCGGAGCGGGGGCGACGGCTCGGGGATGTCTTCGCGGGGACGCTTGTCGTGCGGGAGCGGATACCTGCGGCGCGGGTGCTCGCCGTGCCTCCGCCGCCGCCGTGGCTGGTGGGGCGTTTCGCCGGGCTGGATCTTTCGGCGGTGCCCGAGTCCCTGTGGCTGGAGATACGTCAGTACCTCACGCGGGCGCGTGAGCTGGACCCGGTGGTGGGGCGGCAGCTCGCGGAGCGGCTGGCCGACGAGCTGGTGGCGCGGACCGGGACGCCTCCGCCGCCGGGAGTGCCGGCCGACGCGTATCTGGCGGGGGTGGTGGCCGAGCGGCAGGCGCGGGAGGCTCGGCGGGCCTTCGGCTCCGCGGGAGTCACCGGGATGCGTGGGGTGGCCGGGATGCCGGGGGCGGGTGGCGTGGTCGGGGCGAGTGGGGCTGTGGGGGTGCCGGCGCCGGGCGTAGTTCCTCCCGTCGCGCCTTCGCCGGTGGCACCTCCGGCTGTTGCGCCGGGTGGTGCCTCCCCCGTTTCCGACGGTCGGGAGGCCGCGGCGCCCGCCACCGGGTTCACTCCGCCCGCCTGA
- a CDS encoding stage II sporulation protein M has product MDLDVYVTAHRAEWERLDHLLRRGGKLTGAEADELVSLYQRTATHLSIVQSSAPDPMLTARLTQLVARARATVTGTRRSSWRDAARFLTAGFPAAVYRSRHWWVPTAVLSTLLAALIGWWIGTHPEVQAAIGAPADLREMTRPGGQYEAYYSSNPAASFAAQVWTNNAQAAAMCLVLGAFLGIPVLWILFVNMLNVGVGIGLMSSAGRLDVFLGLILPHGLLELTAVFVAAGTGLRLGWTVIDPGPTTRRTALAERGRAAVGMALGLALVLFVSGLIEGFVTPSGLPTWARITIGIVAELVFLAYVYVLGGRAARAGDQGDLEEPDRSAQLPTAA; this is encoded by the coding sequence ATGGACCTCGACGTCTACGTCACCGCCCACCGCGCCGAGTGGGAACGCCTCGACCACCTCCTGCGCCGGGGCGGCAAGCTCACCGGGGCCGAAGCCGACGAACTCGTGTCCCTGTACCAGCGCACGGCCACCCATCTCTCGATCGTGCAGTCGAGCGCCCCGGACCCCATGCTCACGGCCCGGCTCACCCAGCTCGTGGCCCGCGCCCGCGCCACCGTCACCGGTACCCGCCGCTCCTCGTGGCGCGACGCGGCCCGTTTCCTCACGGCCGGCTTCCCCGCGGCCGTCTACCGCTCCCGCCACTGGTGGGTCCCCACCGCCGTCCTCTCCACCCTGCTCGCCGCCCTGATCGGCTGGTGGATCGGTACGCACCCCGAGGTCCAGGCCGCGATCGGCGCCCCCGCCGATCTCCGCGAGATGACCCGCCCCGGCGGCCAGTACGAGGCGTACTACTCCAGCAACCCGGCAGCGTCCTTCGCCGCCCAGGTCTGGACGAACAACGCCCAGGCCGCCGCCATGTGCCTGGTCCTGGGCGCCTTCCTGGGCATCCCGGTGCTCTGGATCCTCTTCGTGAACATGCTGAACGTCGGCGTCGGCATCGGCCTGATGTCCTCCGCGGGCCGCCTCGACGTCTTCCTGGGCCTGATCCTTCCCCACGGCCTGCTCGAACTGACCGCCGTCTTCGTCGCCGCCGGCACGGGCCTCCGCCTCGGCTGGACGGTCATCGACCCCGGCCCCACCACCCGCCGCACAGCCCTCGCGGAACGCGGCCGTGCCGCGGTCGGCATGGCCCTCGGCCTGGCTCTGGTCCTCTTCGTCTCCGGCCTGATCGAAGGCTTCGTCACCCCGTCCGGCCTGCCGACCTGGGCCCGCATCACCATCGGCATCGTCGCTGAGCTGGTCTTCCTCGCCTACGTCTACGTCCTCGGCGGCCGCGCCGCCCGCGCAGGCGATCAGGGCGACCTCGAGGAGCCCGACCGCAGCGCCCAGCTCCCCACCGCCGCCTGA
- a CDS encoding DUF3499 domain-containing protein — protein sequence MRESRRGPLKSAVPSNVVSPVRRCSRTACGRPAVATLTYVYADSTAVLGPLATYAEPHCYDLCAQHSERLTAPRGWEVVRLTDGSAPARPSGDDLEALANAVREAARPQERAAEAGGKGGGGRGGDPMEVGRRGHLRVLRSPDN from the coding sequence CTGAGGGAGAGTCGTCGCGGCCCGCTCAAGAGTGCGGTACCGTCCAACGTCGTGAGCCCTGTACGTCGCTGTTCGCGCACTGCGTGCGGCCGCCCTGCCGTCGCGACACTGACGTACGTCTATGCCGACTCGACTGCGGTCCTCGGCCCGCTCGCCACCTACGCCGAGCCCCACTGCTACGACCTGTGCGCCCAGCACAGCGAGCGCCTGACCGCCCCACGGGGGTGGGAGGTCGTGCGGCTGACCGACGGTTCCGCCCCCGCCCGCCCCAGCGGCGACGACCTCGAAGCCCTGGCCAACGCGGTACGGGAGGCGGCCCGCCCCCAGGAACGCGCGGCCGAGGCCGGCGGCAAGGGCGGCGGAGGCCGCGGCGGCGACCCCATGGAGGTCGGGCGCCGAGGGCATCTGAGAGTGCTGCGTTCCCCGGACAACTGA
- the ahcY gene encoding adenosylhomocysteinase, with protein MTTAAHQDFKVADLSLAAFGRKEITLAEHEMPGLMSIRREYAEQQPLAGARVTGSLHMTVQTAVLIETLVALGAEVRWASCNIFSTQDHAAAAIAVGPNGTPENPQGVPVFAWKGETLEEYWWCTEQALTWPNSPTGGPNMILDDGGDATLLVHKGVEFEKAGSAPDPATADSEEYGYILRLLNRTLGENPQKWTQLASEIRGVTEETTTGVHRLYEMHQAGSLLFPAINVNDAVTKSKFDNKYGCRHSLIDGINRATDVLIGGKTVVVCGYGDVGKGCAESLRGQGARVIVTEIDPICALQAAMDGYQVTTLDEVVEKADIFITTTGNKDIIMAADMAKMKHQAIVGNIGHFDNEIDMAGLAKTPGIVKDEVKPQVHTWTYPDGKVLIVLSEGRLLNLGNATGHPSFVMSNSFADQTLAQIELYTKPQEYPTDVYVLPKHLDEKVARLHLDALGVKLTTLRPEQAAYIGVEVEGPFKPDHYRY; from the coding sequence ATGACGACTGCCGCCCACCAGGACTTCAAGGTCGCCGACCTCTCCCTGGCCGCCTTCGGCCGCAAGGAGATCACCCTCGCCGAGCACGAGATGCCCGGCCTGATGTCCATCCGCCGTGAGTACGCCGAGCAGCAGCCCCTCGCGGGCGCCCGCGTCACCGGCTCGCTGCACATGACCGTGCAGACCGCCGTCCTCATCGAGACCCTGGTCGCCCTCGGCGCCGAGGTCCGCTGGGCCTCCTGCAACATCTTCTCCACCCAGGACCACGCCGCCGCGGCCATCGCCGTCGGCCCGAACGGCACCCCGGAGAACCCGCAGGGCGTCCCGGTCTTCGCCTGGAAGGGCGAGACCCTCGAGGAGTACTGGTGGTGCACCGAGCAGGCCCTCACCTGGCCGAACTCGCCCACCGGCGGCCCGAACATGATCCTCGACGACGGCGGTGACGCCACCCTCCTCGTCCACAAGGGCGTCGAGTTCGAGAAGGCCGGCTCCGCCCCGGACCCGGCCACCGCGGACAGCGAGGAGTACGGCTACATCCTCCGTCTCCTCAACCGCACCCTCGGCGAGAACCCGCAGAAGTGGACCCAGCTGGCGTCCGAGATCCGCGGCGTCACCGAGGAGACCACCACCGGCGTCCACCGCCTGTACGAGATGCACCAGGCCGGCTCCCTCCTCTTCCCGGCGATCAACGTGAACGACGCCGTGACGAAGTCGAAGTTCGACAACAAGTACGGCTGCCGCCACTCCCTCATCGACGGCATCAACCGCGCCACCGACGTCCTCATCGGCGGCAAGACCGTGGTCGTCTGCGGCTACGGCGACGTCGGCAAGGGCTGCGCCGAGTCGCTGCGCGGCCAGGGCGCCCGCGTGATCGTCACCGAGATCGACCCGATCTGCGCGCTCCAGGCGGCGATGGACGGCTACCAGGTCACGACCCTGGACGAGGTCGTGGAGAAGGCCGACATCTTCATCACCACGACCGGCAACAAGGACATCATCATGGCCGCGGACATGGCCAAGATGAAGCACCAGGCCATCGTCGGCAACATCGGCCACTTCGACAACGAGATCGACATGGCCGGCCTCGCCAAGACCCCGGGCATCGTCAAGGACGAGGTCAAGCCGCAGGTCCACACCTGGACGTACCCCGACGGCAAGGTCCTCATCGTGCTGTCCGAGGGCCGCCTGCTCAACCTGGGCAACGCGACCGGTCACCCCTCCTTCGTCATGTCGAACTCGTTCGCGGACCAGACCCTGGCCCAGATCGAGCTCTACACGAAGCCGCAGGAGTACCCGACCGACGTGTACGTGCTGCCCAAGCACCTCGACGAGAAGGTCGCCCGTCTTCACCTGGACGCCCTCGGCGTCAAGCTGACGACCCTCCGTCCCGAGCAGGCCGCCTACATCGGCGTCGAGGTCGAGGGCCCGTTCAAGCCGGACCACTACCGCTACTGA
- a CDS encoding SIS domain-containing protein produces MLDETLLDAPDDLALADRRGLLRGAAEAGARVRTAARHASEAGIADLHPEGRPRAVLVAGPGTAAAAVADLIGALAGASAPVVRLQPTGVAPAAGALRWALPGWAGSVDLLLLPTTDGSEPGLALLAEQAYRRGITVVAVAPKASPLTETVSGSRGLFVPMAIAPNEAPNEYAENIAASPGTLWALFTPLLMLLDRVGLLEAPPEALEKVADRLDRMAERCGPAIATYSNPAKTLAAELADTLPLIWTEGAAAGPVGRRFAAVLAELAGLPALAAELPEALPAHGVLLAGDYAAGADPEDFFRDRVEEPQALRARVVLLRDRPSDGLTAAHAARELALSHETAISELEPEEGDDLETLAELLAVTDFAAVYLSLATPGRTAL; encoded by the coding sequence ATGCTCGACGAGACCCTCCTCGACGCCCCGGACGACCTCGCCCTGGCAGACCGCCGCGGCCTCCTCCGAGGCGCCGCCGAAGCCGGCGCCCGGGTACGGACGGCGGCCCGGCACGCCTCCGAGGCCGGCATCGCGGACCTCCACCCCGAGGGCCGCCCCCGCGCCGTACTCGTCGCCGGCCCAGGCACCGCCGCCGCGGCCGTCGCCGACCTGATCGGCGCCCTCGCAGGAGCCTCGGCTCCCGTCGTACGCCTCCAGCCGACCGGCGTCGCCCCCGCCGCGGGCGCCCTGCGCTGGGCGCTGCCCGGCTGGGCGGGCTCCGTGGACCTCCTGCTGCTGCCGACGACGGACGGCTCCGAACCGGGCCTGGCGCTCCTCGCGGAGCAGGCGTACCGCCGCGGGATCACCGTCGTCGCCGTGGCGCCCAAGGCCTCGCCGCTGACGGAGACGGTCAGCGGCTCACGCGGTCTGTTCGTGCCGATGGCCATCGCCCCCAACGAGGCGCCGAACGAGTACGCCGAGAACATCGCGGCGAGCCCCGGCACGCTGTGGGCCCTGTTCACCCCGCTGCTCATGCTGCTGGACCGGGTGGGTCTCCTGGAGGCCCCGCCCGAGGCCCTGGAGAAGGTCGCCGACCGGCTGGACCGTATGGCGGAGCGCTGCGGACCGGCCATCGCCACGTACAGCAACCCGGCGAAGACGCTCGCCGCCGAGCTCGCGGACACGCTGCCGCTGATCTGGACGGAGGGCGCGGCCGCGGGCCCGGTGGGCCGCAGGTTCGCCGCGGTCCTGGCGGAGCTCGCGGGTCTGCCGGCGCTTGCGGCGGAACTCCCCGAGGCCCTCCCGGCCCATGGCGTACTCCTCGCGGGTGACTACGCGGCGGGCGCGGACCCGGAGGACTTCTTCCGTGACCGGGTGGAGGAGCCGCAGGCGCTCCGCGCCCGGGTGGTCCTGTTGAGGGACCGTCCGTCGGACGGTCTGACCGCCGCACACGCGGCCCGCGAACTGGCGCTGAGCCACGAGACGGCGATCAGCGAGCTGGAACCGGAGGAAGGCGATGACCTGGAGACCCTGGCAGAACTGCTCGCGGTGACCGACTTCGCGGCGGTCTACCTCTCCCTGGCGACTCCGGGCCGCACGGCCCTCTGA
- a CDS encoding phosphomannomutase/phosphoglucomutase translates to MTADLSQIVKAYDVRGVVPDQWDESLAELFGAAFVRVTDADAIVVGHDMRPSSPGLADAFARGAARLGADVTLIGLCSTDQLYFASGSFDLPGAMFTASHNPAQYNGIKMCRAGAAPVGQDTGLAEIRELAEGWSETGAPEAAETEGTITHRDTLKDYAQYLKSLVDLTAIRPLKVVVDAGNGMGGHTVPTVFEGLPLDVVPMYFELDGTFPNHEANPLDPKNIVDLQARVLAEGADLGLAFDGDADRCFVVDERGEPVSPSAITALVAARELAKHPGGTIIHNLITSWSVPEVVREQGGEPVRTRVGHSFIKEEMAKSGAIFGGEHSAHYYFKDFWNADTGMLAALHVLAALGGQEGALSPLVAAYDRYASSGEINSTVADQRASAAKVKAAYETGDVTLDDLDGLTVTAADWWFNLRASNTEPLLRLNVEARDEATMARIRDEVLALVRATA, encoded by the coding sequence GTGACTGCCGATCTGTCGCAGATCGTGAAGGCGTACGACGTCCGCGGAGTGGTACCCGACCAGTGGGACGAGTCGCTCGCCGAGCTCTTCGGTGCCGCCTTCGTACGGGTGACGGACGCGGACGCGATCGTCGTCGGCCACGACATGCGCCCCTCGTCGCCCGGCCTCGCGGACGCCTTCGCCCGTGGCGCGGCCCGACTCGGCGCCGACGTCACCCTGATCGGACTCTGCTCCACCGATCAGCTGTACTTCGCCTCCGGCAGCTTCGACCTGCCCGGAGCCATGTTCACCGCCTCGCACAACCCGGCCCAGTACAACGGCATCAAGATGTGCCGCGCGGGCGCCGCCCCGGTGGGCCAGGACACGGGCCTGGCGGAGATCCGGGAGCTGGCCGAGGGCTGGTCGGAGACCGGCGCGCCGGAAGCGGCGGAGACCGAGGGCACGATCACCCACCGCGACACCCTCAAGGACTACGCGCAGTACCTGAAGTCCCTGGTGGACCTGACGGCGATCCGCCCCCTCAAGGTCGTGGTGGACGCCGGCAACGGCATGGGCGGCCACACGGTCCCCACGGTCTTCGAGGGCCTGCCGCTGGACGTCGTCCCGATGTACTTCGAGCTGGACGGCACGTTCCCGAACCACGAGGCGAACCCGCTGGACCCGAAGAACATCGTCGACCTCCAGGCCCGCGTCCTGGCCGAGGGCGCCGACCTCGGACTGGCCTTCGACGGCGACGCCGACCGCTGCTTCGTCGTGGACGAGCGCGGCGAGCCGGTCTCGCCGTCGGCGATCACGGCCCTGGTGGCGGCCCGCGAACTCGCGAAGCACCCCGGCGGAACGATCATCCACAACCTGATCACCTCGTGGTCGGTGCCGGAGGTCGTCCGCGAGCAGGGCGGCGAGCCGGTCCGTACGCGGGTCGGCCACTCCTTCATCAAGGAGGAGATGGCGAAGAGCGGCGCGATCTTCGGCGGCGAGCACTCGGCGCACTACTACTTCAAGGACTTCTGGAACGCGGACACGGGCATGCTGGCCGCCCTCCACGTCCTGGCGGCCCTGGGCGGCCAGGAAGGCGCGCTGTCGCCCCTGGTGGCGGCGTACGACCGCTACGCGTCCTCGGGCGAGATCAACTCGACGGTGGCGGACCAGCGGGCGAGCGCGGCCAAGGTCAAGGCGGCGTACGAGACCGGGGACGTCACCCTCGACGACCTGGACGGCCTGACGGTGACGGCGGCGGACTGGTGGTTCAACCTCCGCGCCTCCAACACCGAGCCGCTGCTGCGCCTCAACGTCGAGGCCCGCGACGAGGCGACGATGGCGAGGATCCGCGACGAGGTCCTGGCCCTGGTCCGCGCCACGGCCTGA
- the manA gene encoding mannose-6-phosphate isomerase, class I, translated as MDRLVNTVRPYAWGSTTAIPELLGVAPTGEPQAEMWMGAHPGAPSRTERGSLNALIDADPVGELGKPSVDKFGPRLPFLLKVLAAGAPLSLQAHPDLAQAQAGHAAEEAAGIPIDAPHRTYKDANHKPELICALTPFEGLCGFRAPAEAADLLAALGVDSLKPYVDLLHAHPEEAALREVLTALLTADPEEMAHTVAEAAAAADRLGGEHAPYASLAHHYPSDPGVLAAMLLNPVTLQPGEALYLGAGVPHAYLSGLGVEIMANSDNVLRCGLTPKHIDVPELLRVVRFEPADPTVLRPEASPSGEEVYDTPIDEFRLSRFVRPDGAAPTDLTSPAPQILLAVAGRPKAGEVTLAAGESVFVPAGEKAELSGTGTVFRATVVA; from the coding sequence ATGGACCGCCTCGTCAACACCGTTCGCCCCTACGCCTGGGGATCCACGACGGCCATCCCGGAGCTGCTCGGAGTCGCCCCGACCGGCGAACCGCAGGCCGAGATGTGGATGGGCGCCCACCCCGGCGCCCCCTCCCGCACCGAGCGCGGCTCGCTGAACGCGCTGATCGACGCCGACCCCGTAGGCGAACTGGGGAAGCCTTCCGTCGACAAGTTCGGCCCGCGCCTGCCGTTCCTGCTGAAGGTGCTCGCCGCCGGTGCCCCGCTCTCCCTCCAGGCCCACCCCGACCTCGCCCAGGCACAGGCGGGTCACGCGGCCGAGGAAGCCGCGGGCATCCCGATCGACGCCCCGCACCGCACGTACAAGGACGCCAACCACAAGCCCGAGCTGATCTGCGCGCTCACCCCCTTCGAGGGGCTGTGCGGTTTCCGCGCGCCGGCCGAGGCCGCGGACCTGCTCGCCGCGCTCGGTGTCGACTCGCTCAAGCCGTACGTCGACCTCCTGCACGCCCACCCCGAGGAGGCCGCGCTCCGCGAGGTCCTGACGGCGCTGCTGACCGCCGACCCGGAGGAGATGGCGCACACCGTGGCGGAGGCGGCCGCCGCCGCGGACCGGCTCGGCGGCGAGCACGCCCCGTACGCGAGCCTCGCCCACCACTACCCGAGCGACCCCGGCGTCCTCGCCGCGATGCTCCTCAACCCGGTCACGCTCCAGCCCGGCGAGGCCCTCTACCTGGGCGCTGGCGTCCCGCACGCGTACCTCTCGGGCCTCGGCGTCGAGATCATGGCCAACTCCGACAACGTGCTGCGCTGCGGACTCACCCCCAAGCACATCGACGTCCCCGAACTCCTGCGCGTGGTCCGCTTCGAGCCAGCCGACCCCACCGTCCTGCGCCCCGAGGCCTCCCCGTCCGGGGAGGAGGTCTACGACACCCCGATCGACGAGTTCCGCCTCTCCCGTTTCGTACGGCCAGACGGCGCCGCCCCGACCGACCTGACGAGCCCCGCCCCGCAGATCCTGCTCGCCGTCGCGGGCCGCCCGAAGGCGGGCGAAGTGACCCTCGCCGCCGGCGAATCCGTCTTCGTGCCCGCGGGCGAGAAGGCCGAACTCTCCGGTACGGGGACGGTCTTTCGCGCCACCGTCGTGGCCTGA
- a CDS encoding cation diffusion facilitator family transporter translates to MSASGGTKAIVAALAANLAIAVAKFVAFLFSGSSSMLAESVHSLADSGNQGLLLLGGKKAQREATPQHPFGYGRERYIYAFLVSIVLFSVGGMFAIYEGYEKIKDPHEIEAWYWPVGVLVFAIIAETFSFRTAIKESNAIRGGLSWKEFVRRAKAPELPVVLLEDLGALVGLVLALGGVGLALLTGDGIWDGIGTLCIGILLIAIAIVLAAETKSLLLGESAGIEDVKKIEDAVVDGETVTRLIHMRTLHLGPEELLVAAKIAVEHDDSAADVANAINAAEARIRAAVPIARVIYLEPDVYNEAAAATGTNPSKTPDDADH, encoded by the coding sequence ATGAGCGCGTCAGGCGGAACCAAGGCGATCGTGGCGGCACTCGCCGCCAACCTGGCGATCGCCGTAGCCAAGTTCGTGGCGTTCCTCTTCAGTGGTTCGTCGTCGATGCTCGCGGAGAGCGTCCACTCGCTCGCCGACTCCGGCAACCAGGGCCTGCTGCTGCTCGGCGGCAAGAAGGCGCAGCGCGAGGCGACCCCGCAGCACCCCTTCGGCTACGGCCGCGAGCGGTACATCTACGCCTTCCTCGTCTCCATCGTGCTCTTCTCCGTCGGTGGCATGTTCGCCATCTACGAGGGCTACGAGAAGATCAAGGACCCGCACGAGATCGAGGCCTGGTACTGGCCGGTCGGCGTCCTCGTCTTCGCGATCATCGCGGAGACGTTCTCCTTCCGGACCGCCATCAAGGAGTCGAACGCCATCCGCGGCGGCCTCTCCTGGAAGGAGTTCGTCCGCCGGGCCAAGGCTCCCGAGCTGCCCGTCGTCCTCCTGGAGGACCTCGGCGCCCTCGTCGGGCTCGTCCTCGCGCTCGGCGGCGTCGGCCTCGCCCTGCTGACCGGCGACGGCATCTGGGACGGCATCGGCACCCTCTGCATCGGCATCCTGCTCATCGCCATCGCGATCGTGCTGGCCGCCGAGACCAAGTCGCTGCTGCTCGGCGAGTCCGCCGGCATCGAGGACGTCAAGAAGATCGAGGACGCGGTCGTCGACGGCGAGACCGTCACCCGACTCATCCACATGCGGACGCTCCACCTCGGCCCGGAGGAGCTCCTCGTCGCCGCCAAGATCGCCGTCGAGCACGACGACTCGGCCGCCGACGTCGCGAACGCCATCAACGCCGCGGAGGCGCGCATCCGCGCCGCCGTCCCGATCGCCCGGGTCATCTACCTGGAGCCGGACGTCTACAACGAGGCGGCCGCCGCGACCGGCACCAACCCGTCCAAGACCCCGGACGACGCGGACCACTGA